The proteins below come from a single Papaver somniferum cultivar HN1 chromosome 11, ASM357369v1, whole genome shotgun sequence genomic window:
- the LOC113323083 gene encoding histone H4, which yields MSGRGKGGKGLGKGGAKRHRKVLRDNIQGITKPAIRRLARRGGVKRISGLIYEETRGVLKIFLENVIRDAVTYTEHARRKTVTAMDVVYALKRQGRTLYGFGG from the coding sequence atgtCAGGAAGAGGAAAAGGAGGAAAGGGTTTAGGAAAGGGAGGAGCAAAGAGACACAGGAAGGTATTGAGAGATAACATTCAAGGTATCACTAAGCCTGCTATTCGTCGTCTTGCTAGAAGAGGTGGAGTTAAACGTATCAGTGGTTTGATTTATGAAGAAACAAGAGGTGTTCTTAAGATCTTCTTGGAGAATGTCATTCGTGATGCTGTGACCTACACCGAACATGCTAGAAGAAAAACTGttactgccatggatgttgttTATGCTTTGAAGCGCCAGGGAAGGACTCTTTATGGATTTGGGGGTTAG